The sequence below is a genomic window from Lolium perenne isolate Kyuss_39 chromosome 4, Kyuss_2.0, whole genome shotgun sequence.
ACATCATTTACACATGCCCTAGACTCTACATCCTTTACACGTCTTTACAATGTTCTGAGACAACAAAGTACACTCCTCAGCCCTGTTTACACAATCCAAGAGTCAGGTTCTAGGGAGCTCTTTGTCTGAACATAGAACTGGATGCTGCTGAAGACGAACTGGCAGGTGGAACGCCAAAGGCCACCTGCCAACAGTCGTGTGCTCAAACTCAGGCAGTAGATGGTCGTGTGAGGCAACAAATGAACAAATCACGTGTCCTTCATCCCATATCAACAACTGTACCGCTTCAAAAATTCGTGTGCTGGAAGCCGTGTGACCCGACAGATCAGCTCATGGCCGCCACGTTGTTTTCTTCACAGACATAATGCCCTCCTTATCCTTTCTGAAGATCATCACGATTTCCCAATGCAGCGATTTCAAAATCACCTCCAGTGGGTCAAGAATCTCGAGTTTTTCCCGGATGATGGCCCAGCCTCCGGGTCTCAGAATCCGGTCCATCTCGACCAAAATCGTGACTGGTTCCTTACATCTACATTGAGCAATAACATACCAAACACTGTAAGCACACTGCACACCAAATGTTATTTGAAGTCGAAATTCAAGTAAGGGTAATCCACGCAACGACATACCTGTTCTTCAAGCGTGAGAACAAATGGTCAGCGTGGAGAAGATCATAGGACCGTGGATATGTGCTAAATGGCTCACACCAGTCGTGGTAAACACCAATGAGCCCACGCTCAAAGATAACAGGTAGGGTGTCTGGAGCATGCACAGGAACAACATTCATGACCCAGACTTTTTCAGATGACAAAGCCGCAGCAAATCTGCAAGGAAATAATCACGCTTAATTCGTTAAATATCTTACAAAATAATGTTGGAAAATACCACTGAGAGGACTTCAGTTTATATAGTGGGAAATGGAAATTAAGAAAGGAGACTTTACCCTCCGTATACAGCTTTCATATCCAATACGTTTCGGATATTTGTCCAATTAATACCCAAACCATCCAGATACGATTTCTCAACAACGGCCTTCCAATGGCTATGATCAGCAGCCACCCTTGTTTGCAAGTCCCCAAGCCAATCGGGAAAAGTCTCAAGCCTCTTGGGCCACTCTTCAGGCCAGTCACTGCCTCTTTCTTCAATACCAGCAGGAGCTTTGTGCAGGCAATGCTTGATTGGAATATACCtacaaagggggggggggggggggggggaataaaTTTTCTGTTTTACAAGCCAAACAAACTCTGGTGCACATAATAAAATTAAGGAAACGTGGTAGTGATTAAACCAAGTGTCTTACGTACCATGCAGTAGCTTTGTTTTGAGCTTCCTTGCAGAACGGCGGATCTTTTTTTGCTCTCAGATCATACTCCTCGTTTGAGGCTGGTCGCTGAAATATCTTTACTCCAAGCTCGCTGACATCATCACTACTGTAAGCTATTGTGTTCCAACATACCGCAGTCATTGAAGCCGATATTCCTGTAAAGTTTGTCAAGATATTGAAAGAAAGGCATTTAAATCGTGTGGGTGAAAGCTGTTTGGACATGCTTGACCGTTTATAATAGCATTGGTATTTTAGCAATTCCAGCCTTTGCTCCATACATAGTAATGTGGCATACCTTCTTCACTCTCGAGGTCACCATGTCTGCTCGATATAATGAAGTATCCTCCTGGGCGAAGGATCCTATTCATCTCTAGGAGAAGCTTTCCACCTAATACATACAATACATAGTGTTGTTCAAGATGTGAATACGCAGGATGGTGGAATACTGGGTCTACAGGGAGGAAAGAAGAAGCAGATACATACCATTAGAATGCCACGGTATGTTGCATTCACTGCAGTGGATAACATCAAATGCACCACTAGGAAAGGGTAATCTTCTTGATCCCAGACTACCAATTGTTGCAGGGATGCCACGTTCAAGGGCAACTTGTGCAAGGTCTGTTTGGTCATTTGTAAGGCCTAATGAAAGCGTAATCACATCCTTCTCGAGAAGAGCTACTCCAAATCCAGCACTTTTGCATCCAATGTCCAATGCTATGTGAATATTTTTGCCCCAGTCAATATCAGGTACCATCTACGTGGCAAACAAAGTATGGTGTAGATTGTGTTAAGCACTAAGTAACaagaatatataaaatttgtag
It includes:
- the LOC127292619 gene encoding probable methyltransferase PMT28, whose translation is MTVFRGPPGRPSALVSWWRRRPPLGFAAKVSIAIALGLSFVITWTTLSPTSSSQQISTERTYFAADIADPPPTSRNATSTSGGHRKKPSPRGHKKRHAPARSHRPNATPSPDAAAAKANRTEPDSMPEQESNEKEREPASEWETEPGEEHEQEQEQEPEFAVPEENVESNGKAPKEEEDGNAPELELGDDSSELDGDEDDFAETTKSKDSRKKKKKLPPLFSPAAHYHWKLCSAKSGHHYTPCVDFDGDGSQRHHERSCPRSPVTCLVSLPKEYKLPAPWPERKEKIWYGNVGHPRLSSYVKDNSWLNRTGEHLLFPAEESEFKGGAKHYIETIDEMVPDIDWGKNIHIALDIGCKSAGFGVALLEKDVITLSLGLTNDQTDLAQVALERGIPATIGSLGSRRLPFPSGAFDVIHCSECNIPWHSNGGKLLLEMNRILRPGGYFIISSRHGDLESEEGISASMTAVCWNTIAYSSDDVSELGVKIFQRPASNEEYDLRAKKDPPFCKEAQNKATAWYIPIKHCLHKAPAGIEERGSDWPEEWPKRLETFPDWLGDLQTRVAADHSHWKAVVEKSYLDGLGINWTNIRNVLDMKAVYGGFAAALSSEKVWVMNVVPVHAPDTLPVIFERGLIGVYHDWCEPFSTYPRSYDLLHADHLFSRLKNRCKEPVTILVEMDRILRPGGWAIIREKLEILDPLEVILKSLHWEIVMIFRKDKEGIMSVKKTTWRP